The Coffea arabica cultivar ET-39 chromosome 8e, Coffea Arabica ET-39 HiFi, whole genome shotgun sequence genome window below encodes:
- the LOC113704920 gene encoding uncharacterized protein → MTGCTAMKRLSLGTDQSALLALKAHITSEQHECLSRNWSSAASASSVCDWIGVQCGSRHQRVTALNVSNMGLTGTIPPDLGNLSFLVSLDLRSNSFHGSLPEELSHLRRLRLILFSNNRFTGAIPMWFGHFPELQFLLLDINGFSGFIPSSISNLSRVEKLDLSENFLQGKIPEKIGNLSALKLLNFYRNYLAGQIPLSLCKISQLKALDLSSNRFGGYIPKEIGNLEKLTYLSLMNNNFTGVIPRELGKLHGLNVLVLGRNNLTGTIPREIGNLQNLQRLNLEWNKIAGSIPKEIGNLTMLTELYFANNSLTGTIPREMGNLYLLENLQLPYNGLNGSIPRGIFNLSALWNIALSSNLLSGNLPRDLGYRLPKLLFIELAGNDLGGVIPVSITNCSQLRMLELSINRFTGSIPDALGDLRLLQVLALYSNNLTSDPTSMELSFITSLTKCKNLDYLALGPNPLNGLLPASIGNLSATLQKLYIGTSEIKGTIPSQAGNLTNLILLALQSNQLTGGIPAAFKDLQNMQTLDMEDNNLNGTLENLCNLQRLAYVYLTANRFSGSILGCFGNMTSLRELDLGNNFLVSAIPNSFWNLKDLLQLNLSSNSLNGSLPLEVGNLKAITSIDVSANQFSGDIPRTTGDLQNLVILNLSQNQFHGSIPESFSNMLSLQGLYLSHNNLSGSIPKSLEALRDLKELDVSYNHLSGEIPSGGHFRNFTAESFLFNDALCGDSRFHVPPCPRPNSIHRSRTKKVLLFAFAPLGIASVVVAALAIVFRRYWKRCQDPKGTNMVLVPTQERVSYYELLRATDGYGESNLLGIGSFGSVYKGILNDGRSIAVKVFNLELEGVLKSFDVECKVLKNLRHRNLVKVISGCWNQDFRALVLEYMCNGSLEKWLYCDNYFLDTLQRLNILIDVASAVQYLHEEYSTPVIHCDLKPSNVLLDEDMVAHVSDFGIAKMLEKEESFAWTRTLATIGYIAPEYGSEGLISAKCDVYSYGIMLMEVFSRRKPNDEMFAGNLNLKSWINNSLPDSILRVIDAKLLQREDENFTEKLEVLSSILELALKCVCESPSERVSMKVTLETLKKIKLKFLRVMEVDS, encoded by the exons ATGACCGGCTGCACAGCCATGAAAAGATTAAGTTTAGGCACTGATCAATCTGCTCTATTAGCCCTGAAAGCCCATATCACGTCAGAACAGCATGAATGCTTGTCAAGAAACTGGTCTTCTGCAGCTTCTGCATCCTCTGTGTGTGACTGGATAGGAGTCCAGTGCGGCTCTCGACACCAAAGAGTCACTGCTTTAAATGTTTCAAACATGGGACTCACCGGCACAATACCTCCGGATTTGGGAAACCTCTCCTTTCTTGTTTCTCTTGATCTCAGAAGTAACTCCTTCCACGGCAGTCTGCCCGAAGAGTTGTCACATCTACGCCGCCTGAGGCTCATCTTGTTTTCCAACAACAGATTCACTGGGGCGATTCCAATGTGGTTTGGTCACTTTCCAGAACTCCAATTCTTGCTCCTGGACATCAATGGTTTTAGTGGTTTTATTCCTTCCTCTATATCCAACTTGTCAAGAGTGGAAAAGTTAGATCTAAGCGAAAATTTCCTGCAaggaaaaattccagaaaaGATAGGAAATCTTTCAGCCCTCAAATTGCTGAATTTTTATCGGAATTATTTAGCTGGTCAAATACCATTGAGCTTATGCAAGATTTCTCAACTAAAAGCGCTAGACTTGTCATCCAACAGGTTTGGCGGGTACATACCCAAAGAAATTGGAAATCTGGAGAAGCTTACGTATTTATCCCTCATGAATAACAACTTCACAG GTGTAATTCCCCGAGAGCTTGGCAAACTGCATGGTTTGAACGTTCTCGTGTTGGGGCGTAACAACTTGACAG GTACGATTCCACGAGAGATAGGCAATCTGCAAAACCTACAAAGGCTCAATCTGGAATGGAATAAAATCGCGGGAAGCATTCCAAAAGAAATCGGGAATTTGACGATGCTTACTGAGCTCTACTTTGCCAACAACTCCTTGACAG GTACAATACCACGAGAGATGGGTAACCTTTACCTACTCGAGAATCTTCAGTTACCGTATAATGGCTTGAATGGCTCCATTCCCCGTGGCATCTTCAACCTCTCAGCATTGTGGAACATTGCACTTTCATCTAATCTTCTATCAGGAAATCTTCCGCGGGATCTAGGATACAGACTGCCCAAGTTATTATTCATAGAGCTTGCTGGGAATGACCTTGGTGGGGTTATACCAGTGTCCATTACAAATTGTTCCCAATTAAGAATGCTAGAACTTTCAATTAACAGATTCACTGGTTCCATTCCTGACGCCCTCGGGGACCTTAGACTGCTGCAAGTTCTAGCTCTGTACAGCAACAATTTAACAAGTGATCCTACATCTATGGAGCTGAGCTTCATCACTTCATTGACAAAATGCAAAAACTTGGATTATTTAGCCCTGGGCCCAAATCCGTTAAATGGGCTTCTTCCAGCTTCCATTGGGAATCTCTCTGCTACTCTACAGAAATTGTATATAGGAACTAGTGAAATCAAGGGCACCATACCAAGTCAAGCTGGCAACTTGACCAATTTGATATTGCTTGCTCTACAATCGAATCAGTTGACTGGAGGCATCCCAGCAGCATTCAAAGATCTACAAAACATGCAAACTTTGGATATGGAAGATAATAATCTAAATGGCACTTTAGAAAACCTTTGCAATTTGCAGAGGTTGGCTTATGTATACCTGACTGCGAACCGATTTTCCGGGTCCATACTAGGATGCTTTGGCAATATGACTTCTCTTCGGGAACTTGATCTAGGAAACAACTTTTTAGTCTCTGCCATACCTAATAGTTTTTGGAACCTCAAAGATCTCTTGCAGTTGAACTTATCCTCAAACTCCCTTAATGGTTCCTTGCCTCTTGAAGTTGGAAATTTGAAAGCTATTACATCTATAGATGTATCAGCGAATCAATTCTCTGGTGACATTCCCCGCACAACAGGTGATTTGCAAAACCTGGTGATTTTAAATTTATCCCAAAACCAATTTCATGGATCTATCCCAGAGTCATTTAGCAATATGCTCAGCTTACAAGGACTTTACTTATCGCACAACAATCTTTCTGGCTCCATACCAAAGTCATTGGAGGCACTTCGGGACCTCAAAGAGCTTGACGTTTCTTATAACCATTTAAGTGGTGAAATTCCCTCTGGTGGTCACTTTAGAAACTTTACTGCTGAATCTTTTCTGTTCAATGATGCATTGTGCGGAGATTCCAGGTTTCATGTGCCGCCTTGCCCAAGACCTAATTCAATTCACAGGTCCAGAACAAAAAAGGTGCTTCTATTTGCATTTGCTCCtctgggaattgcttctgtggTTGTCGCAGCCTTAGCAATTGTCTTCAGAAGATATTGGAAGAGATGTCAGGATCCTAAAGGAACAAACATGGTATTAGTGCCAACGCAAGAAAGAGTTTCGTACTATGAACTTCTTCGAGCAACTGATGGGTACGGTGAAAGCAATTTGCTTGGCATTGGGAGTTTTGGATCTGTTTACAAGGGGATTCTCAATGACGGAAGGTCTATTGCTGTAAAGGTTTTCAATTTGGAATTGGAAGGAGTACTCAAGAGCTTTGATGTAGAGTGCAAAGTCCTGAAGAACCTTCGCCATCGAAATCTTGTGAAGGTCATCAGTGGTTGTTGGAACCAGGATTTTAGGGCCTTGGTGCTTGAATACATGTGCAATGGAAGCCTTGAGAAATGGCTGTATTGTGACAATTATTTCTTAGATACTCTACAGAGATTGAATATATTGATAGATGTGGCAAGTGCAGTGCAATATCTGCACGAAGAATATTCGACGCCTGTGATTCACTGTGATTTGAAGCCCAGTAATGTCTTACTTGATGAGGATATGGTTGCCCACGTCAGCGACTTTGGTATTGCAAAAATGCTGGAAAAGGAGGAAAGCTTTGCATGGACCAGGACCTTAGCTACAATTGGCTACATTGCTCCAG AGTATGGATCTGAGGGGTTGATATCAGCAAAATGCGATGTTTATAGCTATGGAATCATGCTGATGGAAGTTTTTTCAAGAAGAAAGCCTAATGATGAGATGTTTGCTGGAAATTTGAACTTGAAGAGTTGGATAAATAATTCTCTGCCTGATTCGATTCTTCGAGTTATTGATGCCAAGTTGTTGCAGCGTGAGGATGAAAATTTCACTGAGAAGCTGGAGGTTTTATCGTCAATCTTGGAATTGGCCTTAAAATGTGTCTGTGAATCTCCAAGTGAGAGAGTTAGTATGAAAGTTACGCTGGAGACACTGAAGAAGATCAAACTCAAATTCTTGCGGGTCATGGAGGTCGATTCGTAG